In Cryptococcus gattii WM276 chromosome A, complete sequence, one genomic interval encodes:
- a CDS encoding uncharacterized protein (Similar to TIGR gene model, INSD accession AAW41618.1), producing the protein MKVTLPLAITVSLLSSIAFASPTPVSVGSATERGLARSGDSVSHDVVRSLAGTFDASRMNAVKRQQDTSTDGSSDATSGNDGTTDSTTTDGSTTDSDATDSGATDSSSTDSSTTDDGSTSDGSTADDGTDDSTTTDDGTGDSTTADDGTDDGTTTDDGTDDSTTTDDGTDDGTDSTATDSTATDDGTDTSSATPTIAAAANTTSTRTSVTDYNTTTRSGSAAASTTSAAQTTVAVASANSKSGSGRGISVPSGLSVISILSFFVAGGLGAAHIFL; encoded by the exons ATGAAGGTCACTCTTCCCCTCGCGATCACTGTCTCCCTACTCTCCTCAATCGCATTCGCTTCTCCTACCCCTGTTAGCGTAGGCTCTGCTACCGAGAGGGGCCTTGCGCGCAGCGGCGATTCCGTCTCTCATGATGTTGTTCGATCACTTGCTGGTACATTCGATGCCTCAAGGATGAATGCTGTAAAGCGTCAGCAAGACACCTCCACTGATGGTAGCTCCGACGCTACCTCGGGCAATGATGGTACTACGGACAGTACTACTACCGACGGTAGCACTACCGACAGTGACGCGACCGACAGTGGCGCGACCGATAGTAGCTCTACCGACAGTAGCACTACTGATGATGGTTCTACCTCTGACGGCAGTACAGCCGACGATGGCACTGATGACAGTACCACAACCGACGATGGCACTGGTGACAGTACCACAGCCGACGATGGCACTGATGACGGTACCACAACCGACGATGGCACTGATGACAGTACCACAACCGACGATGGCACCGATGACGGTACCGACAGTACTGCTACAGATAGTACCGCGACAGATGACGGGACTGA TACCAGCTCTGCTACCCCGACCATTGCTGCTGCGGCCAATACTACTTCTACTCGTACAAGCGTCACTGACTACAACACCACTACTCGAAGTGGTTCTGCCGCCGCTTCTACCACGTCTGCGGCTCAAACT ACAGTTGCAGTGGCTTCGGCCAACTCTAAGAGCGGTTCAGGCCGTGGTATTTCTGTGCCCTCCGGTCTCAGTGTTATTTCCATTCTGAGCTTCTTTGTCGCTGGCGGCCTCGGTGCTGCCCATATCTTCCTCTAA